The genome window tgttggggtgctccttgcgaccctttagcgccgtcttgaaccgcttgatgacaagggccatttcttcctcattaagcccggccgcctcaacttgcgccaccttgctaggtagtgcctccttgctccttgttgctttgagagcaacggtttgaggctcgtggatcgggccattcaatgcatcatccacgtatctcgcctccttgatcatcatccgctcgcttacaaatttcccaagaatttctttgggcgacatcttggtgtatctaggattttcacgaatattgtttaccggatgtggatcaagaacagtaaaggaccttagcattaggcggacgacgtcgtggtccgtccatcgcgtgcttccatagctccttatcttgttgacgagagtcttgagcctgttgtatgtctgggttggctcctcccctcttatcatcgcgaatctctcgagttcgccttccaccaactccatcttggtgagcatggtgacgtcgttcccctcatgtgagatcttgagggtgtcccagatctgcttggcattgtctaagccgctcaccttatggtactcatccctgcacaatgaggctaacaacacagtagtagcttgtgcatttttatgaatctgttcattgatagacaaaggactatctgagctatcaaatttcattccactctctactatctcccatatactaggatggagagagaacaagtgactacgcattttgtgactccaaaatctgtagtcctctccatcgaaatgaggaggtttaccaagtggaatggaaagtaaatgagcattggtactttgaggaatacgagaataatcaaaagagaagtttgaattaaccgtcttctttttctcatagtcgttgtcgtcgtccttttgggaagaggattcgtcgctgtcgtagtagactatctctttgatgcgccttgttttcttctttcttccatcttttcttttgtggctcgagcccgagtcagtgggcttgtcctcctttggatcattgacgaaggactccttttccttatcgttgaccaccatccccttgcccttaggatccatctcttcaagcgattagtccctttcttgaagagaacggctccgataccaattgagagcacctagagggggggtgaataggtgatcctgtaaaacttaaactttaatgccacaatacttggttaggagttagtacaataaagccaagtggctagataagagtctttgcaagacacgataaccacaagaagatcaatcacagatagacacagtggtttatcccgtggttcggccaagttcaacacttgcctactccacgttgtggtgtcccaacggacgagggttgcaatcaacccctctcaagcggtccaaagacccacttgaataccacggtgttttgctttgctttactatatccagtttgcgaggaatctccacaacttggagcctctcgcccttacactttgatgttcacaaagaagcatggagtaagggagggatgagcaacgcacacaagacacgaaatcagagtaccaacacgcacacaagtcgcaacaacagctcacaacacaacccggcgagttcacaacccaaatggagctctagttgctatcacaaagaatcaaatgcgcggaatcgaagtcttggtgcttgggaatgcttagagaatgcttgatgtactcctccatgcgcctaggggtcccttttatagccccaaggcagctaggagtcgttgagagcattccaggaaggcaattcttgccttctgtcgcctggcgcaccggacagtccggtgcaccaccggacactgtccggtgcagatttctttccttctttggcgaagtcgaccgttggcgctttggagccgttagtgcaccggacactgtccggtgcacaccgaacagtccggtgccccttccgaccgttggcacttgccacgcgtcgcgcgcggattccgcggccgaccgttggcccggctgactgttggctcaccggacagtccggtgcaccaccggacagtccgatgatttatagtcgtatgccgccgtcaaagtcccgagagcggccagttcgccagagccagcctggcgcaccggacactgtccggtgcaccaccggacagtccggtgcacccagactgagcagactcatGGCGGCTTCTAGCCActcttttccaattgtattttttctctgatcctaacacttagacaaacatgttagcacacaaaaaccaatgtactaagtctagaatcatacctttatattgatttgcaccttatccatcatttggcatagtttgtcgcttaagcacttgtgttggacactaaatcaccaaaatacttagaaatggcccaagggcacatttccctttcacatatgtccacaaaaatatccaacaccaagctcggaaggaactaatccatacttagcttcaataccacatttgcagagtactaGATCAAACTTCAACTCTTCCGCCCactcattttttttcttttcctttacctctgcctctggccaatgggacaaaggaccatacaaccactctctaaaatgacacttacgccacccgtatggccGCAGGAGAATGcaattagtaatttattgtaaaaaAACAACAAGTTTATACATTTAGCGCAtcgatgggctcacataatcaatgttcggacacaCGAAGAGCTTCGTAGtgtcttcgtcgatgacagcacgatctccacaatcgcatcgaggcggcgAGTTCATTcttctttctgttgctacctccttctctgcatccgtcattggtggaggattcgggggatgaggtacccaacgcttaaaacactcatgactagtccttccacacaaccaattaacgaaaagaagatatcgagagtcaaatttatcaggaccgtcgatccactggaaaaagaaacacctcagGTGCTCCTAAAACAATGGAACGAAGTATTATTACACATCTAGTAAACAAAAAGTTCAGACAATATTAAGTCAAAAGTCATAAGCTGCGTACATTAAAACCGCCACAAAGGTAGAAGCAACGAGCAGCCGTGTCTAGATGTTTGGATTGACATACCCAAGctagtctgccacagtcacagttaggcacaggaagttgaggaggaacaggagcatccttactagatacgtccggatataactcctgaggacgacctctcttctgccacaatgcctcccggtacatgtctttcatctaagaaACAATTATAATTAACACTTGTACCTAATAGATTTTATAATCGGTTTACACAAACTATCAAATGAAATGTACTCATCATATTAATGATACTATATATATTATGAGCAACATTGGAAACTAATAATCAAAAAAGTaaacccaatatacaaaacgaatcagtgagacaccataccttggtctacgaagtgtTGCAACTCGAAACTTTGAATACAACAACTTTTGACGAAGTTTTGAATTGAGGGGAGATGAGGTCTTCTTGGCAGCAGCGCGACCGTTTTTATAGGCctccgtagctcggcgccaagatctgtggcgccgagctacgaggccgcgtcGACGCCACGTCAGCCCTAGCTGCAGGGAGCCGTTAGTGTCACGTCACAGCTCGCCGCCATAGCCTATGACGCCGAGTATCGGGTCCAAAAATGCATATAAGTTTTCCGGGGTCTAATTGTACATTTTTGTCAAAATGGGCTAAAAACAAAAAATTCATACACACAGTCAGACCTCGTGACGATGTTAATGCCGAGCAGAAGCCGCAGCTGGGAGAAAACCCGCATAAGGgtagggctggacaaaatactTGTGGCTGGAGCTAGGAGAAAACCCGCATAATTTAAATTATTATAAAATTAACTaacaattgattatattgttgtatatACACATGTATACTATTTTTTTTTTGCTCGCGAGCCAACTCGAGTTCACAAATAAGCCGAACTTGTTCTTTAGCTTGGTTGATTAATGAGTCCCCTACGAACAAGGGGACCTTGTGTGGCCGTGAAGAGAACAGGCCACTGTGGCAGGTAAAGCAGCCTTCGCGAGCTTCGGATTCGGATCCTAGGCAGCAAACTGGGGCAGCAAACTGGCAGGTAAACTGATGCCAATGCATGCTCATATCGCTCAATAGTTAGTTTGACTCGCAGACACAGCACGGGGAAAGAAATTCTCACCGGACAGCATGGACATTTTCTTTACTCCCTTCCAGGATATGAAGCGCTACAAACTTCCGAACACAGATGAAAGTATCATACAGCAAGCAGTACGCTATCTTTCCCAGACAAAAAGCGACAGCACGTGACGACCAGCTCGTGGGCAAAATGGGCGTCCGAGACAGCAGGACGCAGATCCCACTGCACAAGTGAAAGAAGGCCTGACCAAGGCAGCGTCGCTCTCCCTTCAGTTCAGCGCCAGGTAAGTAAGCTGTCCGCCCTCATTTGTTCCGAACTGTCTGTTCCGGTGGTCTTGGAGGAGCTGCAGGAAGGTAAGGTTAATTAGATACTTGAGTACGTACTACAAAGCAGCAAACAATGACGAAGCTGTGGGTGCATGAATGTGTGTGTGTGAACCACAAAGTACAGTGAAACGAAAGAGCAGCCAGTTGTAGTTGATCATAGTTGTTAGCAGATCCCAAACAAAAACAAGGGGCTATGTTCAGTTGCAGCCACATGCCATAAGGAGACAGGTACAGTAATAACAGAAGCATAGTTCACTGCAGTTCACTCGGAGCCAGAGATCTATATATTCCAAATCCCCAGACATATAGTAAAATGAAAAATGTGTGCAGACAAATATATCAGCCACGGAATAAGTAATTCTTATGAGTCAAAATTAGCATTTGCTATTGACTTCCAGTGTCTCATGGTTAATGGTTCCACGCGTTTGGCACACCAGGAGGATCTGATCTGATTCTGGCCAGCAACGCGAGAATTGTTGCAAAATGAGCATGCGATGAAAGACCATTCAGCCTTGCAACGGCCTGAAACGATTCCTTTTTCCCCCTTGCCTAGGGGGACTGAAACGGCTTAAAAGTGTTGTTTCCTATGTTTCTAGTTCTAAGCTTCAAAGAATCCAGCCAGCTAGCCAAATGGTTCCACAAAACAACTCTACTTCACCAGAGAAATATTTCCAAGTACAAATCTGGACCAGAAATGTTTCTGGCAGCATATCAAATGTATGTGCCCAGAGATTAGAGGTTGAGTCGGCACGACCACATTTTCCGAGAGGAAACAGCGATATCCGAATCTCTGGCGGATGCATGCTCAGCCAACACTTTTTTCCCAATGGGCATTCACATTTTGTCGAAATTTAATCTACCCTAACCATTATAACTAAGGCTGGTTTTGTGTTTCCAAAACAAGAGCATGTCCAAATGCATAGTTTAGTTGATTATAAACCACCACTAAGGGCAGATGATAGTGATCAGCAACTAAATTAAAAAGAAAAATCAAACCACACCATAATATTTAATATCGAACAAAGTCTTTCAACAATCAAAGATAGACATTCTAGTGCTCGTACACATACCCATGCCAGCAGCATCAGAGCCTCTCATGATCCTAAGTTTCCGGCAAAATGTGGTGAACAAGCTGCAAAAAGGACATTGGAAATAACTAGTAAATGCCTGATGCATCAATAGATAGTTAAGCaataaaaaagaaagaaaaaatgtGAATAATTCATCTCAGGGATCACAAACGAGTGTTTAAGGAGAATAAAAATGCACAATCATCTAGAACATCAAATTAGTCTCATCAGATTCTCCATTAAATATATTTTTACAAGGCATTTAAGCGAGCTTGTAAGTGTTAACATTAATTTTTAAAAACAATGGTAGTCCTAGAAATTTGAGTTAGGACAAAGCCAAAGTAAACTATACGCAATGGAGGGAATATAGGGCAAAAATTTTTCTGTTAAAAAGGTGAAATGAGATACATAGAAATCAATGTATCCTCTGATCGaaaagaatcaaatagaatagcaAATTTCACGCACGAGTGGATCTAATCATTTACTCAAATTATAGTGTCTTCACTGGACAAATTTCCTAATTTTTCAGCGCCCACATCTTAAACGCAAGTGTTTTATAATTAATCGCAACTAGTCTAGACTGCTGCATCAAAATCATATCGATTTCCATTGGTTTCGAGAAAAAGAACACTATCATTTGCATATAAACAGAAAAGGAACACTATAGGTCAGACCCGGTGCCGGATGCTCCAACACGAGTGGTCTAGGGAAGGGACAAACCGAGAAGGAACATTATCATTTGGATAGATATTGCAAACCACACTAAGTTAGGACTCACTCCCAGGGCAGATCACCAACGAGCATCCAGTCAGCATCTTTATCTTCGTAAGTAAGGACATATTCTTGGTCCTGAAGGGCATCAACCCTAGAACCATCAGTAAGCCTATCCCTTCTTGAAGTCTTGCATGAACTGTTTTGACCTGCAATATCACTAGTTTAAACGTATGTATTTGTTTGAGAAACATCTATATTTGCAGAACAAAGGAAGAGCTTGGTTCTAAAGTAGGGATAGAAATATTCCCGTTAAGGAGGAGCTAGAAATGTTTCATTTAGACAAATATACTTTTACAGACACAATGGTCAGTCAATACTTCTTAAGGTTCAGAGTAACGGCCAGAGAATTATGAAACACATGTAAGCATACAGCATTTGTTTTTGCTCCCCTCAAAGTTACTTGTAATAATGTCTATTCTCGTTTTCCATTAGTTTGCTGTAGAGGAGGATAAGACCTTAAGGACATATTTGCAACTTCGTTTTTGTATCATTATTCTTTTTAAGAGAATGTCCCAACTAATGCTAGTCAATAGTTAGTAAGGCAATAGTATGGTGATTAGACACAATGATCAGTCAATACTTCTTTACAAGTACTATTAATTGACTCCTCAAGACTTTATGCAGAAAACAGTATACCTAATTGTACATGTACTGGTGTCACTGTAACTCATTACATCACAACAACATGGGTAAATAACCAGATGGGGAACAAGTGTATTTGTAATTGTGGCAGAAAAAAACTAACAGAAAACAGAAGCACTTACCAGTGATGAAGCAACTGAACATTTTCTCCAGACCAAGCGAGAGATCCTCATAGCTTGAATAGGTCTTGAGGTCCACCTTCCTTAGGTATGGGGCTCCATCCATGCTGACCTTGACATAACAGCATCCCGCCTCACTCCTACCTTCATCTCCCCCATTTGTCTTTGTGGCACTGGCAGCTAGGGTATTCTTCCGGTAGCTCCTAACAGGCGGCCATCCAACAACTTGTGCCCTGTCCATGGCACTAAAAGCTATCATGAAAAGGTCTCTGCTCAACAGAACTAAAAAAGACTCATTTGGGTGCATTTTGTCTAGACCTCCGGGATACTCCCTAGATGCACATGCACTTATCCCCTACATGGTACAGAATCTGGTTGCTTCTAATCCCAAACAAACTTCTTTATGGCCTGTGACAATTCCATCAGAAGTGGCTCTATAACTTGAACTTGGAACCACGCCGTTTAAATATCAGTGGCGACAGTTACAAGGGAAAACGAAAGCCTTTTTGGTAAAAGAGACTACCATATCGATGCTGGTCCTGATGGTGTCCAGCTAGTCGGCCTAGTCCAACGTTAGGAATACGATACCATGCTATACTGTATTTGCTTGCTATAAAAGCGGGCGTACACTTTCTTTTTATTCTCTAAGCAATTGAAGAACAGCAGGAATTTTGCTCCTCGTCTTGCGTTTATGTGCTTAGGTTCCAATCAATTTTACTCCTAATTGCCACCCGCAATGAATCATCACTAGTCATGTTATTAGTACAACGCAAcgagctactactactactaccatCGCATACGTCCTCCCACAGCGAGGAAAAGCAAAAGCTGGGTCCCTACGTACGACGAGCCAATACCAATTAACCGCAGCACGCACTTACTTGGCAGCGGGCGGAGCTCCGGCAGCAGCTCCAGCTACCCGCGTGACGCCCCCAGCAGCGTCATCCGCGGCAACGCCGTCCAGCTTCGCGGACCGGTCGAGGGAGTCGGCGAACCCGCGCTTGGCGCTGCCCCTGGGAGGcgcggggccggggccggggccgagggtGAGCGCGGCGTCGAcgtgggcgcgggcgtgctccgtGTCCGCGCCGCGGCCGGGGGAGTCGTCGGACCCCGGAAGCCCGAGCCGCAGCGCGAGGTGGGGCCCCGCGCCCTCGCGGCCGGAGGAGCAGCACGACGAGCAGCACGACGAGGTGGCGCCGGCGCCGAGGTAGTCGCGCGGCTcgaggagcggcggcggcggcggcatcgGAGGCGAGGAAGGGAGGGGACAGAGGGCGAGTGCCTGGGGTTGAGGAGACTCGGTGGGGAAGCAGAAGCACAAGAGGAGAGGGCCGAGGTGAGTCCTTTTTGTTCGTTCGAGCTGAGCAGAGGAATGGTGGAGGTAGCCGAGAGGAGGATAAGTAGAGGGCACACCATGGTCCGTGGATGGCATAGACGTGTGTGAGTGTGACAGTGACAAGTGGCCGACCGGCCGCGGGCAAGCGCTTTCTGCCCTCCAGTTCCAGTCTCGGGCCGTGTGGTTTCGCCGGGCACAGCCGCACAGGAATTGGATGCCGGGCCGGGCAGGGCAGACATGGAACGACCGTTTCGCCCTTTGGCctgtttttttgtttttgttttgcaAGTCAAAAGTTGAGCCACCAACCATGGATCGATTCGAAGGAGCAGCTGTTGCCGTCAAAAGCAGAGCGCACGCACACTGACTGGCAGAGGACACAAGAGTAGTGCTAGTAAAATGTTTCTTTTGGCAGCGACAGGATCTCGGCGAGGATCTCCCTTTTCGGTTTTTTTATATGCAGCAGTACACCGGACAGCTGCAATGCCAACCGCCCGGCCGGCGCCGCTCCGGCAAGCTGGAAATGGGCCTCTGGTCTGGTCCCACAACCGCAGTCCAGAGTCCAGAGCGAGGGAAGTCGCAGCCTCTACCCTCTAGTGGCGGCCGCGGCGCGAGGTCGTACTGTCTCCGAATCGAATCGACCGCTCCACCAGACACACGAGGTGGACGTGCGCAGCGGCTGGTGGCTGCCCCTGCCGCTGTCTGtctgtctctctctctcctgCCGTGTGCCGTGCCATCTCCCCTCTTCCGTGCCGGGCTGCGGGAGCCGGGAGGCGCCGAGCGAGCCAGCCAGGCTGCCAGGAGACGCGCGCACGGCACGGCGCGCCGCCCGCCTGCCCTGTCTTGGGCGAACCTGGCCCGGATTTCGTGGCGACTTTACCGGACGGTGGCGCCCGCCTCCCCAGTTTGGCCGTGCTGCATCCGCAGATGCAAATCGTCGTTGGAACTCATCAACACCTGTAACTTTCGAGGCGAAGCGAAGCATCATTTGTACTACTACGTGCGGGGCAGCCGGGCACTAGCTAGTCGCTGCGATTATTATGATGTCCCGTTCAGGTATCATCATCGTCAGTCTGATGGGACACACAGCGCGCAGGTATTCGACGCAATGGGCGGCTCGGAATTGATGGCGCtggtgtcgtcgtcgtcgtcttcggcGCGACAATACCTGCGCTGCGCTGCGCAGCGCAGGCAGCCATGCACGCACCACCGGCAGTGCCAGCAAACCACCACCACTGCTGTAGCCTGTAGGAAGGAGTAGGCAGAAGTATTAATTCTGCGGCGCTACCTACGCTTCCATGCGTGCATCATCACCGCTCACCTCGCCATCATGCCAGGGttggtgatgatgcaaaagagcACCCACATCTACTACTACTACTCGCCGCCTGCTCGCCCGTGCTAGTGCTAGCACACTCTGGTCTGGTCGCTGCAAAAGAGCGGGAGCGGCCAAGGGTACTCCGCCGAGACAGTCGAGCTGCAGTGTGCAAGCCACATTGCCAGCCAGTGCATTTTGCAGCGGGGGTTTCGCAAAACGGTCTCGCAACTTCCTCGTTTTCTTTCGGGTCATACTAGACCTGTTTGTTTTAGTTTTTTCTGACCAACTTTTTTTTTAGAATCCGACTATAGAGAGAATCTGACTGTGAGAAAAATCTGAGTATCATAAAGATTACGTGCAGAGGAAGATGAAGTGGTCTAAATGGTTCAGGATCTTGAAAGCAATGGATTCATATAATCACGACGACTCGACCAATTTTGTgttcatgttgattttggatgcttTTTACTAAAGCGATTCTTATAGAAGCGGACTCTGggacgtttggcagtccgcagcagtttTTGGTGATCAAAAGCTGAAAAAATCCCAAACAAACAGGGGAGGTTTCAGCGGATAGCGCTGTGGTgcatgtgcagcggctgaaggagacACCGCTTCTGTAAGTCCCAAAATCtgtataaaaaataataataataataaaataaatatatgaagaaataaaataataaattcagatatctcaaattatacttgagtattGAAATTTGAGGACAAAATCTTGAAAACCAAGAACTATTTTAGAAGAGGAGTAATAGAGaatttttctattcaactaaatgattatgtaTTTTAtgaaatgatgcaccataagcaatCATTTACATGAATATCTAATTTTGAAGCGACTTTAATTCCTACCCCACAATCAAAATACTATTTtctaaaaaaagaaagaaaaacaataTGAGTGGgttcatatttcaaacatctaccaagcaaataaataaattaaaataaatataCATCTATTGCA of Zea mays cultivar B73 chromosome 8, Zm-B73-REFERENCE-NAM-5.0, whole genome shotgun sequence contains these proteins:
- the LOC100304074 gene encoding IAA19 - auxin-responsive Aux/IAA family member isoform X1, with the translated sequence MPSTDHGVPSTYPPLGYLHHSSAQLERTKRTHLGPLLLCFCFPTESPQPQALALCPLPSSPPMPPPPPLLEPRDYLGAGATSSCCSSCCSSGREGAGPHLALRLGLPGSDDSPGRGADTEHARAHVDAALTLGPGPGPAPPRGSAKRGFADSLDRSAKLDGVAADDAAGGVTRVAGAAAGAPPAANAMDRAQVVGWPPVRSYRKNTLAASATKTNGGDEGRSEAGCCYVKVSMDGAPYLRKVDLKTYSSYEDLSLGLEKMFSCFITGQNSSCKTSRRDRLTDGSRVDALQDQEYVLTYEDKDADWMLVGDLPWDLFTTFCRKLRIMRGSDAAGMAPPRPPEQTVRNK
- the LOC100304074 gene encoding IAA19 - auxin-responsive Aux/IAA family member, which encodes MPSTDHGVPSTYPPLGYLHHSSAQLERTKRTHLGPLLLCFCFPTESPQPQALALCPLPSSPPMPPPPPLLEPRDYLGAGATSSCCSSCCSSGREGAGPHLALRLGLPGSDDSPGRGADTEHARAHVDAALTLGPGPGPAPPRGSAKRGFADSLDRSAKLDGVAADDAAGGVTRVAGAAAGAPPAAKAQVVGWPPVRSYRKNTLAASATKTNGGDEGRSEAGCCYVKVSMDGAPYLRKVDLKTYSSYEDLSLGLEKMFSCFITGQNSSCKTSRRDRLTDGSRVDALQDQEYVLTYEDKDADWMLVGDLPWDLFTTFCRKLRIMRGSDAAGMAPPRPPEQTVRNK